DNA sequence from the Sphaeramia orbicularis chromosome 13, fSphaOr1.1, whole genome shotgun sequence genome:
AATATAAAGAGCATAACATGAGAGTGACTGGCTATTCATGTAAATGTGGTGCCTCTTTGTGGAACTGGCAACACACCACCTTCTCCTGATGATAGCCGGGACATCCCTGTGACACTCCCAAAGATCAGGGGGGCTTGGAAAATGAATGGATTTACATAAATATACAGTAGGCCAAATATAGATATAACTTCTGCACATTTTGTCACATTTACAACCACCAACCTAAATGTCTATTATTGGAATTTTATGTGATTGACAAACATAAAGTCGCACATAATTTTGAAGTGGAAGGAAAATAATACATGGTGTTCAATGTTTGACAAATAAGAATCTGAAAGGTAGACAGAACACTTTAGAGTTACAGAAATTAACCCACGCTGATGTACTGTAGTcagtgtgtgtatactgtgtttatagaaataaaagaggatCCATTAAATCTGTTACTTACAATCCATTGCGGGAGGACCTGCAGCCCTAGCCATCTTCATTTTACGCATTGGCATACTGCAGCCCATCAGCACTGGAGACATTGGCATACTGCAGGCCATCATCACTTTAGGATAAATACAGACACTGGTCAGGACACAATATGACACAAACTAACATACATGCAGTGAAAGCATAAAGGAAATGGTTTTTATCATCATTAGATTAATTTCTGGTGATTTTGCAGAGTGATAAATTTTCTCTATAATGTCGTTAATTATCAGCTACATTATCCTTGAAGCTGTGGGTGGCACACAAATCTTGGAGACACTTACTGGGTAGTGGAATATTTCTACGCAACAGCGGCCCCTGAATCGGCTGGTCATTACTTTTGTTGACCGCAATAAATGCAGTGAAGGAACTGCTCACTCCTGATTGGACACTGACTTCCACAATCTTCTGTTTCACTGCTTCATCTTGCTTCTTCTCCTCCATCTCCATGGAGCGAATCAGAGTTCGTGCACCCAGCCTGTGGGCTGTTAAACTACAAAGAGGAGGatgaacaaaaagtaaaaatactatGAAACATTCATATAAAATGGCTAATTTCAGTTCCATTATACAGTTCTATCAAAGCTGTCAAATGTCACAACTGAGTGGAAACACTGAGTATCATAAAAAAACTCTTAACTCACATCATAGAGGCATTTTAATTTAACACTCAATGACCAGGCTTGGTTTTATGATGTGTGTTTACATAAATATGTGCAAAGTGCTGGATCAATCCCAATTTACACACGAATTCAATGAACAATATCCAAAGAGAAATGCAATGTTTCAACTGAATAAAAATGGtaaataatgggcaaaatttttttaattaattgtatttttttttttgttatggtcaaaaacatgttttgttaaTTCAACATGACTTTTGACAAAAGTCTATCCAGTTGATCCTGAGATATTACATTAGTGAGAATTGGATGCACATATGAATGTTAAGAAATATATACAATAGAAAAACATGGAAAGAAGAGACAATCTTAACATTGTCATAGTAACATCACATGATGTGATCAAGGACTGTTTCCATTCCTATTTATTTTGAGCTGAATCGACAAAACCTGTGAGGACTCGCCATAAAATGTGTAGAAGAACTGGACAGAGCTACTATCATGGACCAGTTGCTGTGTGAAATGCCATTTTGATGTCAGCGGTCTGCGTTAAGACACTGTCATCCTGGGTCTTTGGAGCCTTAAGTGACAAAACTTGGACTGAGTGATGGGTGAGCTAATAGTAAATACAGACCTGCCGACACAAATAAACTTCATCTGTCATATAATGGTATTTCAGCCTCATCAAGAACCCACAAATATTACTGAGCTactgtcagaaaaaaaacatgttttactcaataaacagaagcttgtAAAAGTCTGACCCAGCAGGTGAACCAGCTGTTATACACacttgtcaatcaaagcctgacatagCAGACGTTAAAGGGTCTATTTGATCTAAAATCTTGTCAATCAGGGAATATTTTACAGATGAATGACCAGTGCACTTTTTATAGGGTTTACAGGTTTAAAGAGAAGTTCAAAAAAAGAGTTCACATATATTGGCTCTTAAAGGGTGCTGTCATCTTAAGAGCTTCTCCTCCCCCACATGGTGGTGACTACAGGTTAGGAGACAGCTGGACAGACTACACCAGCAGAAGGCTGCAGGTCCTGATGGCATCTCCACCAGGATACTGAGGACCAGTGCCACCCTGCTGTCTTCTGTCCTGAAATATCTCTACAACCTGAGCCTGAGTCTAGAGAGTACCGGTGCTATGGAAGACGTTCTGTCTGGTTCCTGTCACCAAGAATTCAACTCCATCTGACCTGGTTGACAACAGACCAGTAGCTTTCACCTCGCATGTCATGAAGGTCCTGGAGCAGCTGGTCTTAGCCCAGCTGAGGCCACAGGTGAAGATGTCCTCAGACTCTGTAGTTTGCGTATCAGCCCCATTTGGGAGTTGATGACGCTGTCATCTACCTGCTGCAGTGAGCCCATATGCACCTGGATGGTGGAGGAAGCACTGTGAGGATCACATTCTTTGATTTCTCCAGTGTTTTTAACATCATCCAGCCTCTGCTACTGGATGAGAAGCTGCAGGTGATGGGTGTCAGCAGCTCAGTGATCTCCTGGATTACTGACGACCTGACAGACAGGCCACAGTTTGTCCGTCTGGGCAGTGTCCTGTCTGATGTGGTGGTCAGTGGTACAGgagctccacaggggactgtgCTCTCCCCTTTCCTCTTCACCCTATACACCACAGACTTTCAGCACAACTCTGAGTTATGTCATCTGCAAAAGTTTTCAGATCACTCAGCTGTTGCAGGGTGTATATGAGAGGGAGAGGCGGGAGAGTACAGGACACTGGTAGACAACTGTGTGGGGTGGACTGAACAGAACCACCTGAGGCTGAACGTCAACAAGACCAGAGAGATGATGGTTGACTTCAGGAAGAAGAGGACACATTCACAGCCACTGCGGATCAGAGGGGAGgctgtggaggaggtggagggttATAAGTACCTGGGGGTGGTGATCAGCAACAGACTGGACTGGAAATCCAACACTGAGGCTGTGTACAAGAAGAGGATGAGCAGACCATACTTTCTGAGGAAGCTGAGATCCTTCAACATATCCAACAAAAGGTTGAAGATCTTTTACTAATCTGTTGTGGCCAGCACCATCTTCTTTGTGGCTGTTTGTTGGAGCAGCAGCATCAGAGCCAGCAACACCAACAGACTTGATAAAATCATCAAGAAGGCTGGCTCTGTAATCGCTCACAGGCTGGACTATTTTGAGACTGTGGTGGAGAGGAGGACGCCAAAGAAACTGATATTCATCCTGGACAATGATGAGCACCCTctccaccacacactggacagacagcgGAGCACCTTCTCCAACAGACTATTACAGCTCCGCTGTCAAACGGACAGATGCAGGAAATCTTTGCTGCCACATGTCATTTCTATTTACCATAAACTCACCTCTGGCTGATGTTTCAACCCAGTCTTGAACCACTTCTCCATTCTGcactttattgttatttatgcaaCTCCATCCTACTGGAGAGTTCCATTTtacttgcacattacagtttattattgcaCCTTACAGTTAAATTATTACATATTTCTTATCCAGTTCTGTTTGTacttacttctaatttattatgcatagtgtgtttgctctagtgctctgttttttattcttgtattctattttttactATGTCAAACGCTGTTGCTGCACTGCAATTTCCCAGATTGGGATCAATACAGTATATCTATTTATCTAAAAGTCTGACTCAGCAGGTGAACCAGCTGTTACACACACTGGTCAACCAAAGCCTGACGCAGTAGATGTTAAAGTGTCTATTTGACCTAAAGTCTCATCAATGGGGGACTATTTTAGATGAATAACCAGTGCACCTTTTACAGGTTCCAAATAAAATGCATGAAAACAGAATGACCATTTTAAAGAGAAGTTCAATGCAAGGCTCTGACAGTCAGGCCTTTTGGGAGCCTGTGTCTACTGGCCATCAGTTATATCACActtttaaatgttttcatattGGCTTCACTTTTCAGTCCTTGCTCCTTGGGATTTCATAACCACGGCTGGTGAACAGTGGGATTGGACACATCTGTACAGTGCATACAGTTCTTAACTACATGTGACGCACCAGCCATGAACTTAGATTGGTCCTAAGTTTCAGATCTAAGCGGGCCTTAAGACTCATCCAGTGGGCCACTTGGACACAGATCCAGTGGAGTTTATTGAACTATTTGTAGTTTTGATTATGGGACTCAAAGAGGGCTTCAACCCTTTATCCATCTGATTCAGCTGCAGATAATTCACAGCTGTGTTGTGTGACCAGAGCCAATTTACCCAGTGTCCTCTGCAGGTTTAAGACTGAAGCGGAGCTTGTTCTCAGAGGGATGACCTGCCAGGCTGTACTTCACCGTCACACAGCCCTCGTCTGACTCTGAACTCTGAAAAAGTAGAGCATACAAAACAATTGTAGATACTGTATGGGCTACTTCCACTGTTAAAATAAAATGTAGCTATAAATAAGTAGGATCACATCATGTCACTATGAGATGCTGTTCATACCTGTCCAGTGAGCTGACCATAAagcagtgacctttgaccctggaaAATCGTTCTAATGGGTGGAGAGAGAACAGTAACTGACACTCCCTTTGGCAAATCCCATGTGACTGACGTGTCGGCCACGGCTGGCTGCAAAGCGAATCGCAGTGACTGCATCACCTAATGAgtaaaaacatttattaaaaagctgaaaaaagtattgagttatttacatttgaaatcCTGTTTACTTGACTATATCAAGTCTGCAATTATCCTACTTTTGGTTGCATCCTTTCACTTCCTGTGATAAACTGAGGATGACCTCCTCCTTCTTTGGCCAAACCATTGATCAGAGCAGAGCTGGCTCCTTGTCCAATCCCAAAAGAGAAACATCTGTAATAGcatcatttcattttaaaaaacacactaaaacacttTCTACAGCTGTGAACTGGACAGACGAACTCTTTATTTACCATACTTTCTGGACtacaagccgctacttttttctcattttgaaccctgcggcttatacaacgatgcagcttgagtatagatttatacgggctaatggCCTCCAGGGAGCGCtttagcaggaagcgcaaaagtgagacagacaggtggaagaggtgatgaagaggagaagttttaatcttaacttttaacaatcattttgcgtgtcatgcacaaaccctcatcaaggaaaacacatgaagaaatgcatattttgcagcttttaagttaaaagcaatcgacgtatctgtctaagaaggaaatagagctgcagcatggaagtgccattgagcaacaacggaggagagacgtagaaggagtgtgacagtgcctttgaggctgttcaactctgacactgaagaagatgactgcagtggtttcaatgagcagaaggaacatgaagatagagatcaatgacttttctgggttttttaaccagcctgttcctgccgttttactgccgtgttacaggcactgtttggaaaaaagcagtgaaggtatggaaataaatatttcagtaatctttctgtttaccatctttctgtatatatatatctcatgtcacaatgtggacacctgcggcttatattccagtgtgccttatagcccggaaagtacggtattctTTTTTACCTGTGGGAACTTGAATTATTCTTCACCAGATTTGTAACTTCTTTGGTGTTTCCCACCTCTCCATCAGTGAAGACAAAGAGCTGTGGAGAAAAGTTAATGTCACTAGAAGTTACGTAATATGCAGCATGAGCAAAGAGTTGTCTATGTAATACTGAGGGATGTACAGTACAGTAGGTTTGGAAGAAAAGTGGATTTAAAAGTAAAGTACATGGAGGGTCGTATTACATGTGTTAAACAACATGtgtaacgtgtgtgtgtgtgtgtgtgtgtgtgtgtgtgtattacttGTCGAGGCTGATTGGGAATGCAGGCTTGTTTATAAATGTGTTTTAGCGGCTGAAGAATCTCTGTTCCTCCAAGATCAGCCTCCATCTTCTCAACTTTCTTCAGAGCCTCTTCCATCGTCTTCTGGTTGTACTCTACACTTTTactgtcatgaaaaaaacaaaaaaacaaaaaattaacattGAAAAACACACATGTTGTACATGTAATATAGAAACAGCAAAGACAGTGGGCAAGTGAGAGTGATTTACGGGAAGATGTGTTCATAAGAGGATCCAAAACTGTAGATGTTGAAATAGCAGCCCATTGGTAAACTCTTCAGCAGGAGCAGTAGGGTGTCCTTAGAAGATCAGAGAAAAGACTGTAAAGACCACTGTGTGTTCACCACATtatacattattatatatataacTGAAGGACAGAATTTACTCTGGCACTGGCAATGCGAGTCACATCATGCTTCATATTATCCATGGGACAATCCATACTTCCAGATCGATCCAGTAAAAACACAAACTCTCCATGTGAGGCAAGTGAAGACATCACATCCTGTGGGAACTCAGGGTACAGACTCAGCATCACCACTGGATCACCCATCAGAGTGCCTGAAAGACAAGAGGGAGGCAGAGGAATGAAAGACAAtttcacatttaacccataaagtcccagttggtgtaaaatacagttggccatcgtttcatggtcatcagatatgacccatgtggatgtgaaaaggctccacagtgaacgtagacacagtgtcatcttctacaacattgattcactagtaaaacccaaggagttggatcaatgacagtggatggacacacttggtttatgttcagttaatgatatatttgactgaaaaagtcactttttcttcagttttctctgcttctgatttaattaactttgaatgtattctgagcatttatgaaaatctacaagaccagtgaattaaatttaggaaaacacaggatttttactggaaaaaaaatgtaaaatacagatgataatattataataaatggggataaatcccttaagaaagattaaatctggagaaaaattcatttgggaacagtcacaaaagtagcactggctctttatgggttaactcgaCGTGTTCCACTTCCATACTCACCAGACTTGGCAGAGGGCTGTCCTGCCTCCACCACAGCAGAGGGCTGGTGACTGTCTTTGTAATAAATCAGCACTTCAACATCCCTGTCAAACTTGTGTCCTGCAGCCAGTTTCACCTGCAGTTCAcaaaacacacatataaatacaatCAGAGTGAGGAACACATTAACTCAGCAGACTGAACAAACACTGATGCTCTTTTACCGTGGCCtgggtctgctctgggttcaggTACTCCAGAGGGTCCAGGGAACAGTTGGACTCCACTTTAGAGATCGGCCGAGGTGAGCGCACCCGAGCAGAAAAAGACAGACTGTAGGGAACGATGGAGGCTGGAACAGATGTCACCTGGACGCTACCACCTTCACTTCCTGTAAACATAATTTACTATGAATAAAGTGGAATTATATCCTGAAGTATATCAAATGCACTGTATGCAAGTTCTACTGATAGGGGTCtatcaaacaaataacaaaagaaaCAGTTTAATTACATTGTGTGGTAGTGTGGGATCTCTGAATTTGTTGTTGTTGACATCACAGCTAATGGCGATCTATGATGTGACTAAGACATGAATCATGTTTAGTAATGTaacttatttatattatatttcatgGTATATTTTCATATTATGTAATGTCCTTCCTATGAAATATTCAGACATAATGATAGCTAATGTAACATTAACATGAAATGAATCAATGTGCAGCTACTGACATAGTAAAAGTTTGCAGAAACCACTTGTCGCACATCACAGTAAACCTAGTACAGTATCAAAATGTATCAATAAATTAGTTCTCTATTGAAGTACTGTTCAGTATGGCTGAAAAACTGTTTCATTACTCTTATTTACTCCATTGTATAAAAGTGTCCCCAGTGTTTGTCAAGTCATCTCTGTTAATTTGaccattcaaataaataaaattatcaaTTGTTTCAACTAACACACTGTTAGAAACaattgtaacagtgtaaacacacaaatgaaaaaattatattaaaaaggCCTAGTccttttctggtttattttaatgtgtaagtTTCATATATTTCACATTTAAGCAGTAGTGAAAGAGCAGATGAAGGAGAAtgaatacaccaaatatttaacAGCATCTGTTGAAACGAAAAACTCCTGTCCTGATATTAGTGAGGTTAATAGTGATCTATAATGTGCACTATATTTTTAATACCCTTCTTTCAGTGCACATGCTCTGTAGTCATAATAGACCTTGGGATATCATGACACTAAAATGTTAATTAATTACTTATACTATATACTAATACTTATCTGCCTTTTTAGGCTTTGGAACAAAAGTTCTGTAGATTTGACTTGAATAACTGTGCCTACCATCATTAAACAAGAAGGAGTCAAATCTCATCAGCTGTTTTAACGGGAATGGAGAGTATTATGATGAACAACAACAGCCCTGCAGTAAATCATCAGATGCGTGGTGCACTGATGTAAGTGTTGACTGGATTTTCTACCTTGAGGCTGGTATCGAGGATTGAGCACAGCAGGCAGACAAAACCTCAGGCCGTCGTCTGCCTGCACAGCCAGCTCAGTGACATACTCCAGCCTGATGGAGGCGCTCTCTCCTGGAGGCAGACTGCCCACACTCAGAGAGAAGATATCTGGAGTTTGGTCGCTCTCCTCCAATAAGAAGGCCTGCTGACCAGAGCTCAGCGCATCATCGTACTCCTCACGAGCCTGGGTAGAGATGACACATGAACAACATCAGATGTGTTCATAGTATCAGGATTTCCACTTCTATTCTGAATCTAAGTGtttttgtaagtaagtaagtaaagctttatttatgtagcactttttaaaacaacatgttacaaagagCTTCACAttaaggggagatagatcaaatcaaatcaaattttaagccaatttccagaaacccaacagaatcctcttgTTTGTTATTTTGCTTTGGTTTTAATTTTACTTTCATTTATGGTTAAAATAGGACTATGAAttattttcctcacattttaGATACATTTCCAATGAGATAGTAAGTGTGGATAGTGACTGTATTGTGGTAtaatatttagttattttttttaaaataactcaATCAATCAGTTCAAGTTGTTTGGAATGTTTGAATTCTTTTTACTTTACTCACTTTCTGCTTTTCCTTCACCTCTGCTACAACCAGTGTCTGTCCAATCTTTGCACTGAAATGACAGACAGCAGCTTCATCGGGCATAGGGAAGACAAACACAGCCTCGATTGGTTTGTCCTCCTTGTTGTCGTACTGCAGCGTGGAGGCCACTGTAGCCACATGATCCCTCACCTCCAGGTCCACCTCGATGCTCTTCAGAGGAACTGACAGAGCAACAGAGGAAAAAACAAGGAACACTGACTGACAGAGATGGTTCACTGgtaaagttgtgttaataagatgATGTccgagtgtgtgtttttttcttttttcttgtttatgaattaatgtttttattgaacATTGAAACAACATACAATGAGCAATGACAGCATCAATTTTATAGTAAGACTACATCCACAAgcattattcttcttcttcttattattattattattgttattattatcattattattattatcattgttgttgttgttctgaaTAATTTATTCatcatatgttttatttatgtgtttgttaaTTCTTCAATATGGATTTTACAAAGGAGGAGGCATTTTTACAATGCTTTAACTGACTGTATGTTTTCTGACTCTGTACCTGGTTGCTTTTCAGCAGTGATCAGACCACAGCAGTTCACCATTGTGTCTATTCAACAGGTAGAATAACACTGTAAACAATCACTGTAAAAAAGGATAAAGGAGAAGCACAttaaacacacttaaaaaaaaacaacaactaacggttcattttactttttacagGAAATGAATGTATAATATACTTTTCTATAATGAACTTCTGTCTTTAAGTCTTACAGCTGCATGTGCAATATTGTTAGAATTTagttttaaaataaacaaaattactcGTATGTGCTCAGAACTGGCTGAAGGCATGTAAATAACATAAATGGTGCAAAACAAGCGCATAAATACGGTTTAAAGAGGTCTGTATGAAACTGAAAGTAAAAACTGTAAACACTATAGTAATGTTGATCTATGAACAGATATTGCCACTAAACACAAAGTATCAGATTTATACAAATAGGTTCTAAAAATCATGCGTCATGTTCCTACCTCTGCGAAGTACTGTCTAGGTTCAGGAAGTGCCCTCACAGTCCAAAGACAGAGGACTGTTTATAGCTGCGCAACAAGCAGTCACACCCACCTCCGACTCATTCCACACATGATCGTGACCGTTTGTCGAAGCATGTTCGTAACACTCACTGCGTCCCAGCAGTCCTTGAACGCACCACGCATACCGGCCAAACCTGAAATGGGAGTGCGGTCGTAATCGGATCTTTACGGTTCATGGACTGACGGGAACAATCCTGTGACTCAGGGAACTGGATTCTGCAGTGTCACAGAGGCTGTCTGCAGATTCAGTAAAGCTAAAAGAGGAAATTATCATCAGTCAGTTTTATTTGTAActggaaaaatgacaaaaggTTTCAGAGAGTGGGAAGAAACTGTGCAAAGTAGGAACTTCAGTCGTGTATTATATGCAAAACTGATATAGTTGTAATAATATTTGGTGTTTGGTTAGTTTAATCAACACCTCTTTCAGATAAATTTATATATGTGGATGTAGTATGCATGAatggctatctatctatctatctatctatctatctatctatctatctatctatctatctatctatctatctatctatctatctatctatctatctatctatctatctatctatcttgcttGTATGTTACAAAAAGTGTGAGACTTATCTGAccctggtcttttttttttttttatctctttatttttctgttgtattgatgcatactgtcttgtgctgctgtacatacttcaatTTCCCTTTGggtgatcaataaagtatatcttatcttatcttatcttatcttaagttaaATATTtaggctgggggtggggggggggtactgatttttaaacttatatgtaacttatatgtaaagcactttgaccTACGTCCTCAATGTTTGAAAAGTGCTATTtaaataaagatatatatattgatttattgattgattgatattgatGAAAATCTgaccaattcaattcaattttatttatagcctcagatcagctgaaacagttcatttaaatccAGGTGAAAGACCCACTTGTTCTCAGCTGCTTTTGAAGAGAGTTCctattcagaagttcagatctgcactgtctCTTTAAGCttcaagtttttatctgtttatcggttttatctgttttttgttagtttttttggtttagtttctttgttttttttttaatgcctgtaTTTTTTATTACTTACCCTGCACCCtgatgtaatgcttttaatgttttatgtaaagcactttgaattgtcttgtacatgaaatgtgctctagaaataaacctgccttgccttgcctatagaACCCAAGATCACAACAAAGCCACTAACAGAGCTTTACAGAAACTgttgaactgataaaaaaaaaaaatatatatagaaagaaaaaaacacacacacacacaatgaaaacaagaaaagcactcggagagcgcagacctccaccaagagagagctgatccccccaccccacccttcatgttgttcattattttcttcatttttcttaattttgtttttatattctcttaatttttcttcattttgttcattattttcttcatttttcttcattttgtttttatattttcttcatttttcttcattttgtttttatattttcttcattttcttcattattttcttcatttttttcattttgtttttatattttcttcatttttcttcattttgttcattgttttcttcatttttcttcattttgttttatattaattttgcttcattttgttcaatattttcttcatttttggtcattttgtttttatattttcttcatgtttcttcattttcttaattattttctcaattgtttttcattgtgttcttatattcatttttcttaattttgttcaatatttatattttcttcatttttgtgcattttgttcattattttcttcatttgtgttcattttgtttttatattttcttcatttttgtgcattttgttcattattttcttcatttgcgttcattttatttttgtattttcatcatttttgtgcattttgttcattatttctttcatttgtgttcattttatttttatattttcttcatttttgtgcattttgttcattatgtccttca
Encoded proteins:
- the LOC115431517 gene encoding von Willebrand factor A domain-containing protein 5A-like isoform X1, with protein sequence MVNCCGLITAEKQPVPLKSIEVDLEVRDHVATVASTLQYDNKEDKPIEAVFVFPMPDEAAVCHFSAKIGQTLVVAEVKEKQKAREEYDDALSSGQQAFLLEESDQTPDIFSLSVGSLPPGESASIRLEYVTELAVQADDGLRFCLPAVLNPRYQPQGSEGGSVQVTSVPASIVPYSLSFSARVRSPRPISKVESNCSLDPLEYLNPEQTQATVKLAAGHKFDRDVEVLIYYKDSHQPSAVVEAGQPSAKSGTLMGDPVVMLSLYPEFPQDVMSSLASHGEFVFLLDRSGSMDCPMDNMKHDVTRIASARDTLLLLLKSLPMGCYFNIYSFGSSYEHIFPKSVEYNQKTMEEALKKVEKMEADLGGTEILQPLKHIYKQACIPNQPRQLFVFTDGEVGNTKEVTNLVKNNSSSHRCFSFGIGQGASSALINGLAKEGGGHPQFITGSERMQPKVMQSLRFALQPAVADTSVTWDLPKGVSVTVLSPPIRTIFQGQRSLLYGQLTGQSSESDEGCVTVKYSLAGHPSENKLRFSLKPAEDTGLTAHRLGARTLIRSMEMEEKKQDEAVKQKIVEVSVQSGVSSSFTAFIAVNKSNDQPIQGPLLRRNIPLPMMMACSMPMSPVLMGCSMPMRKMKMARAAGPPAMDCKKKSKGFFFGAFKGRKSKGLSGSVGDCAPESDSMSRMRRSLDVLECADECLDMALDYEEEDGDLKSASRPRDPFLQVVSLQQASGCWELQPALADALSKTSDDMEKKKPASVNNEVWATILALIWLHGFQVDAKDEWELLALKAVSWLRSQNVPCVPECVDAANALLGCKVQKDALGL
- the LOC115431517 gene encoding von Willebrand factor A domain-containing protein 5A-like isoform X2, whose protein sequence is MVNCCGLITAEKQPVPLKSIEVDLEVRDHVATVASTLQYDNKEDKPIEAVFVFPMPDEAAVCHFSAKIGQTLVVAEVKEKQKAREEYDDALSSGQQAFLLEESDQTPDIFSLSVGSLPPGESASIRLEYVTELAVQADDGLRFCLPAVLNPRYQPQGSEGGSVQVTSVPASIVPYSLSFSARVRSPRPISKVESNCSLDPLEYLNPEQTQATVKLAAGHKFDRDVEVLIYYKDSHQPSAVVEAGQPSAKSGTLMGDPVVMLSLYPEFPQDVMSSLASHGEFVFLLDRSGSMDCPMDNMKHDVTRIASARDTLLLLLKSLPMGCYFNIYSFGSSYEHIFPKSVEYNQKTMEEALKKVEKMEADLGGTEILQPLKHIYKQACIPNQPRQLFVFTDGEVGNTKEVTNLVKNNSSSHRCFSFGIGQGASSALINGLAKEGGGHPQFITGSERMQPKVMQSLRFALQPAVADTSVTWDLPKGVSVTVLSPPIRTIFQGQRSLLYGQLTGQSSESDEGCVTVKYSLAGHPSENKLRFSLKPAEDTGLTAHRLGARTLIRSMEMEEKKQDEAVKQKIVEVSVQSGVSSSFTAFIAVNKSNDQPIQGPLLRRNIPLPMMMACSMPMSPVLMGCSMPMRKMKMARAAGPPAMDYSMSRMRRSLDVLECADECLDMALDYEEEDGDLKSASRPRDPFLQVVSLQQASGCWELQPALADALSKTSDDMEKKKPASVNNEVWATILALIWLHGFQVDAKDEWELLALKAVSWLRSQNVPCVPECVDAANALLGCKVQKDALGL